Proteins co-encoded in one Prunus persica cultivar Lovell chromosome G6, Prunus_persica_NCBIv2, whole genome shotgun sequence genomic window:
- the LOC18772850 gene encoding protein CROWDED NUCLEI 4: MASPQSELFARTPGSGRALSITPGARILQSPFSDEAIWKRLKEAGFDEESIKRRDKAALIAYIAKLEAEIFDHQHHMGLLIMERKELASKYEEVKASNETTELLHKRDQAAYVSALAEARKREECLKKVVGVKEECISSIEKSMHEMRAESAETKVAAESKLAEARNMVEGAQKKFTEAEAKLHVAESLQAEASRFHRVAERKMQEVEAREDALRRNILSFKTDCDTKEKEISLERQSLCERQKTLQQEQDRLLDAQALLNQREDFIFGRSQELNRLEKELEDVKANIEKERRALDDGKLNLELTEASLVNREEALTRREALLNKKEQEILVLQEKLVSKESDEIRKALASHEVELRKKKFEFDSELDVKRKLFEDEIEAKRRAWELREVDLNQRDDLLQEREHDLEVQLRTLVDREKDVAEMSNLVDEKEKTLRDAEKEFELNNVLLQREKEEIIKMKVELQCSLDSLEDKRKQLDCAREKFEVLKTETSELSDLEMKLKEEIDLVRAQKQELMAEADKLAVEKAKFESEWELIDEKREELQKEAEHVAEERLAFSKFIKDEHDNLRQEKEEMRDQHKRDVELLVSEREDFMNKMVHERSEWFGKMQKERADFLLEIEMRKRELENCIDKKHEELECSLKEKEIAFEQEKKNEFQNINSLKEEAAKEREQVALERKRLETERIEINLDRERRDREWAELNNSIEELRVQREKLKEQRELLHADREEILGQIQHLKELESLKAALDSASVSEMQQSDLVPRSRKTSRRYLKQLTSVREADHNSHNEENVANISNSSIMLKSGFSPSSSARFSWLKRCRELLFKQSPEKHQTEYEENHVISREETSLTVTEQVDTSSKYDGHRYTGNGNSPRFFSKRQNAFGEPKVIVEVPFVGETVKGTHTESEIKEFDGESCSPLISEHVCQGGRKRRVDKSLSNDGFDPLLEPRQNLKKRRQQQDATVNSSEHANTHCIVSTQEKVLEDQNISMPLPSDQICEGAEEGSALIVDKIIKVSEVIFEETGTGSLGNEGKLEAQNSIVEAHHGQNGVFQGAVGQVTEHCQIQAEDTSAKHVQSQ, translated from the exons ATGGCGAGTCCGCAGTCGGAACTGTTCGCTAGGACTCCGGGTTCCGGGAGAGCTCTGTCGATTACACCAGGCGCTAGGATTCTGCAGAGCCCTTTCAGTGATGAAGCGATCTGGAAGCGTCTTAAAGAGGCTGGCTTTGATGAGGAGTCGATTAAACGAAGGGACAAGGCTGCGCTCATTGCCTATATTGCTAAGCTTGAAGCTGAg ATTTTTGATCACCAACACCACATGGGTCTTCTCATAATGGAAAGAAAGGAGTTAGCTTCCAAGTATGAAGAAGTTAAAGCCTCTAATGAGACAACTGAACTTTTGCACAAGCGTGATCAAGCTGCATATGTATCTGCTTTGGCTGAAGCAAGGAAACGGGAGGAGTGCCTAAAGAAGGTAGTAGGAGTCAAGGAAGAGTGTATATCCAGT ATTGAGAAGTCGATGCATGAGATGCGTGCAGAATCTGCTGAAACAAAGGTTGCTGCTGAGAGTAAATTGGCTGAAGCACGGAATATGGTGGAGGGTGCTCAGAAGAAATTCACTGAGGCTGAGGCCAAGCTGCATGTAGCAGAATCTTTGCAAGCAGAAGCTAGTCGTTTTCACCGTGTCGCTGAAAGAAAGATGCAAGAAGTTGAAGCACGTGAAGATGCTCTTAGGAGAAACATTCTGTCCTTCAAGACAGA TTGTGATACAAAAGAGAAGGAGATAAGCCTTGAGAGACAATCTTTATGTGAAAGGCAGAAAACCCTGCAGCAAGAACAAGATAGATTACTTGATGCACAAGCCCTGCTTAACCAAAGGGAGGATTTCATATTTGGTCGATCTCAGGAACTGAATCGACTTGAAAAAGAGTTAGAAGATGTAAAAGCGAATATCGAGAAGGAGCGTAGAGCCCTAGATGATGGGAAATTAAATCTGGAGCTGACTGAGGCTTCCCTTGTTAATAGAGAGGAG GCTTTGACAAGAAGAGAAGCTTTGTTGAACAAAAAAGAGCAAGAGATACTTGTTTTGCAGGAGAAACTTGTGAGCAAGGAATCT GATGAGATTAGGAAAGCCTTAGCAAGCCATGAAGTTGagttaagaaaaaagaagtttgaatttgattcGGAGCTGGACGTGAAGCGAAAACTGTTTGAAGATGAAATTGAAGCCAAGAGGCGAGCTTGGGAGTTGAGGGAAGTGGATCTCAATCAACGAGATGACCTACTGCAGGAAAGGGAGCATGACTTGGAAGTTCAATTGAGGACATTGGTGGATAGGGAGAAAGATGTGGCAGAGATGTCAAATCTGGttgatgagaaagaaaaaactttgAGAGATGCTGAGAAGGAGTTTGAGCTGAATAATGTTCTTTTgcaaagagaaaaggaagaaattatCAAAATGAAGGTAGAGCTTCAGTGCTCCTTGGATTCACTTGAAGACAAAAGGAAACAACTTGATTGTGCCAGGGAGAAGTTTGAGGttttgaaaactgaaacaagTGAGCTTTCAGATCTAGAGATGAAACTTAAAGAAGAGATAGATTTAGTTAGGGCTCAAAAGCAAGAGCTGATGGCTGAGGCAGATAAGTTGGCTGTAGAGAAGGCAAAGTTTGAATCCGAGTGGGAATTAATTgatgaaaagagagaagagctACAGAAGGAAGCAGAGCATGTTGCAGAGGAGAGGTTGGCATTTTCCAAGTTTATCAAGGATGAGCATGATAACCTAAGGCAGGAGAAGGAGGAAATGCGAGATCAGCACAAGCGTGATGTTGAATTACTTGTTAGTGAGCGAGAGGACTTCATGAATAAGATGGTTCATGAGCGTTCTGAGTGGTTTGGCAAGATGCAGAAGGAACGCGCAGACTTCTTACTTGAAATTGAGATGCGGAAGAGGGAATTGGAGAACTGTATTGATAAAAAGCATGAAGAGTTAGAATGTTCATTGAAGGAAAAGGAGATTGCCTTtgagcaagaaaagaaaaatgaatttcAGAATATTAACTCTCTTAAGGAAGAAGCAGCAAAAGAGAGGGAACAGGTTGCTTTAGAAAGGAAAAGGCTTGAGACTGAGAGAATAGAGATCAATTTGGATCGTGAGCGAAGGGATCGGGAATGGGCGGAgctaaataattcaattgaggaACTGAGGGTCcagagagagaaattgaaagaacAGAGGGAATTATTGCATGCAGATAGAGAAGAGATTCTTGGTCAGATTCAACACCTGAAGGAATTGGAGAGTTTGAAGGCTGCTTTAGATAGTGCGTCTGTGTCTGAGATGCAACAATCTGATTTGGTGCCTCGCAGCCGGAAAACTTCTAGGCGATATTTGAAGCAGTTAACTTCTGTTCGAGAAGCTGATCATAATTCACATAATGAAGAAAATGTTGCCAACATTAGCAACTCATCAATAATGCTAAAATCAGGGTTTTCTCCTTCTAGTTCTGCTCGTTTCTCATGGTTAAAGCGCTGCAGGGAATTGCTTTTTAAACAGTCTCCTGAGAAGCACCAAACGGAATATGAAGAAAATCATGTGATCTCTCGGGAAGAAACAAGTTTGACAGTAACTGAACAGGTAGATACATCAAGTAAATATGACGGGCATAGGTACACGGGAAATGGTAATTCACCTAGATTTTTCAGTAAGAGACAGAATGCTTTTGGTGAACCGAAGGTGATAGTTGAGGTTCCCTTTGTTGGTGAGACTGTAAAAGGAACACACACTGAATCTGAAATTAAGGAATTTGATGGTGAAAGTTGTTCCCCCTTAATTTCTGAACATGTCTGCCAGGgaggaaggaaaagaagagtTGACAAATCTTTGTCTAATGACGGTTTTGATCCACTACTTGAGCCCAGGCAGAACCTTAAGAAAAGGAGGCAACAACAAGATGCCACTGTGAACTCATCAGAACATGCCAACACCCACTG CATTGTGTCAACCCAGGAAAAAGTACTAGAGGATCAGAATATATCAATGCCATTGCCATCTGATCAAATTTGTGAAGGTGCTGAAGAGGGTAGTGCTTTAATAGTAGATAAAATCATAAAGGTTTCCGAAGTGATTTTTGAGGAAACTGGAACTGGCAGTCTTGGCAATGAAGGCAAATTAGAGGCGCAGAACTCTATTGTAGAAGCACACCATGGACAGAATGGTGTCTTCCAGGGAGCTGTTGGACAAGTTACTGAGCACTGTCAG ATTCAAGCCGAAGATACATCCGCAAAGCATGTGCAGTCCCAGTGA
- the LOC18772158 gene encoding pathogenesis-related protein 1C → MGRVAKFLLAFLCINIWLQATEALRFQFGVQTAKAHDFLRVHNNARKQIGLPPLEWDEKLAEFARHYVNLRAASGCGMIHSNGPYGENIFWGGGKQLWGGRFAVQSWSHEKKFYNHKTNSCIPGQMCGHYTQIVWKDTKRVGCARAACTNGGGQLIICNYDPPGNWLGEKPY, encoded by the coding sequence ATGGGACGCGTAGCGAAGTTCTTATTAGCTTTTCTATGCATCAACATATGGCTGCAAGCCACAGAAGCTCTTCGTTTTCAATTCGGTGTCCAAACCGCAAAAGCACATGACTTTTTGAGGGTTCACAACAATGCACGAAAGCAAATAGGGCTTCCGCCATTGGAGTGGGACGAAAAGCTGGCAGAATTTGCTCGGCACTACGTCAACCTGAGAGCGGCTTCAGGGTGCGGGATGATCCACTCGAACGGGCCCTACGGAGAAAACATCTTCTGGGGCGGCGGGAAGCAGCTGTGGGGAGGGAGGTTCGCGGTGCAATCGTGGTCTCATGAGAAGAAGTTTTATAATCACAAGACCAATAGTTGCATCCCTGGGCAGATGTGTGGGCATTATACGCAGATTGTGTGGAAGGACACAAAGCGTGTGGGCTGTGCTCGTGCTGCATGCACAAATGGAGGAGGGCAGCTCATCATATGCAACTATGATCCTCCAGGGAATTGGCTTGGAGAGAAGCCCTATTAG